The following are from one region of the Acipenser ruthenus chromosome 19, fAciRut3.2 maternal haplotype, whole genome shotgun sequence genome:
- the LOC117424726 gene encoding tubulin beta-3 chain, whose product MREIVHIQAGQCGNQIGAKFWEVISDEHGIDPTGNYVGDSDLQLERISVYYNEASSHKYVPRAILVDLEPGTMDSVRSGAFGHLFRPDNFIFGQSGAGNNWAKGHYTEGAELVDSVLDVVRKECENCDCLQGFQLTHSLGGGTGSGMGTLLISKVREEYPDRIMNTFSVVPSPKVSDTVVEPYNATLSIHQLVENTDETYCIDNEALYDICFRTLKLATPTYGDLNHLVSATMSGVTTSLRFPGQLNADLRKLAVNMVPFPRLHFFMPGFAPLTARGSQQYRALTVPELTQQMFDAKNMMAACDPRHGRYLTVATVFRGRMSMKEVDEQMLAIQNKNSSYFVEWIPNNVKVAVCDIPPRGLKMSSTFIGNSTAIQELFKRISEQFTAMFRRKAFLHWYTGEGMDEMEFTEAESNMNDLVSEYQQYQDATAEEEGEMYEDDDEESEAQK is encoded by the exons ATGAGAGAAATTGTTCACATTCAGGCTGGCCAATGTGGCAATCAGATTGGAGCTaag TTCTGGGAGGTGATCAGCGATGAACATGGAATCGACCCCACTGGAAACTACGTTGGAGACTCTGATCTTCAGCTGGAGAGAATCAGTGTCTATTACAATGAGGCCTCAT CTCACAAATATGTACCCAGAGCCATCCTGGTTGATCTGGAGCCTGGAACCATGGACAGTGTCCGCTCAGGGGCCTTCGGTCATCTCTTCAGACCAGACAACTTCATCTTCG GTCAAAGTGGAGCAGGAAACAATTGGGCCAAGGGCCACTACACAGAAGGCGCTGAGCTGGTGGACTCAGTCTTGGATGTGGTGAGGAAGGAGTGTGAGAACTGTGACTGTCTACAAGGCTTCCAGCTCACCCACTCTCTGGGAGGGGGCACTGGCTCTGGGATGGGCACCCTCCTGATCAGCAAAGTGCGGGAGGAGTACCCTGACCGCATCATGAACACTTTCAGTGTAGTGCCTTCCCCCAAGGTGTCAGACACAGTGGTGGAGCCATACAACGCCACCCTGTCCATCCACCAGCTCGTAGAGAACACAGACGAGACCTACTGCATTGACAATGAAGCCCTCTACGACATCTGCTTTAGGACCCTGAAGCTAGCCACCCCCACGTACGGAGACTTAAACCACCTGGTGTCTGCCACCATGAGTGGTGTGACCACTTCCCTGAGGTTCCCCGGACAGTTGAACGCTGATCTCCGCAAGCTGGCAGTCAACATGGTACCCTTCCCTCGTCTGCATTTCTTCATGCCCGGCTTTGCTCCTCTGACCGCCCGTGGAAGCCAGCAGTACCGTGCCCTCACTGTGCCAGAGCTCACCCAGCAGATGTTTGATGCCAAGAACATGATGGCAGCCTGCGACCCACGCCACGGCCGTTACTTGACGGTAGCTACTGTCTTCCGTGGCCGCATGTCCATGAAGGAGGTGGATGAGCAGATGCTGGCTATCCAGAACAAGAACAGCAGCTACTTTGTGGAATGGATCCCCAACAATGTCAAGGTGGCCGTCTGCGACATCCCACCAAGAGGGCTCAAGATGTCTTCCACTTTTATCGGCAACAGCACGGCCATCCAGGAGCTGTTCAAGCGTATCTCAGAGCAGTTCACAGCTATGTTCAGGCGCAAGGCTTTCCTGCATTGGTACACCGGAGAGGGCATGGATGAGATGGAGTTCACTGAGGCCGAGAGCAACATGAACGACCTGGTTTCTGAGTACCAGCAGTACCAGGATGCCACCGCCGAAGAGGAAGGCGAAATgtatgaagatgatgatgaagagtcCGAAGCccaaaaatga